In one Magallana gigas chromosome 7, xbMagGiga1.1, whole genome shotgun sequence genomic region, the following are encoded:
- the LOC109620350 gene encoding uncharacterized protein isoform X1 encodes MKLQITILVLCLFSLTYAYSYKRRKNCVKRPMPFPPTVHYYRPQFPLPQPMPFPRWPQWNIPAPSPMDLTFFENIEQPIVDPGQNLPLFPQPQPPIETKPIIPDNSGPVIINPVDPVIDDSGPLRGDLAPGRDIGPPPKIGKPCNSMSNNCAMGEVCMYVDQSVGNNFLCPSASAISCTCQPGCRHGDLFIALGNTVAVDQCGSKCSCLSLYGTVSCEKKVC; translated from the exons ATGAAGTTGCAAATTACTATTTTGGTTCTGTGTCTATTCTCATTAACTTACGCTTATTCTTACAAAAGGAGGAAAAACTGCGTGAAACGACCTATGCCTTTCCCTCCTACTGTCCACTATTATAGACCGCAGTTTCCTCTCCCCCAGCCGATGCCTTTTCCTCGATGGCCGCAGTGGAATATACCTGCTCCTTCCCCCATGGACCTGACGTTTTTTGAAAACATAGAACAGCCTATTGTTGACCCTGGTCAGAACTTGCCGCTGTTCCCTCAGCCTCAGCCGCCGATAGAGACTAAACCGATCATTCCGGATAATTCCGGACCAGTAATAATTAATCCGGTGGATCCGGTAATTGACGATTCCGGACCGCTCCGCGGGGATCTGGCACCGGGACGAGATATTGGACCACCACCAAAGATCGGCAAACCTTGCAACTCCAT GAGTAACAACTGTGCGATGGGTGAGGTGTGTATGTACGTGGATCAGTCGGTTGGAAACAACTTCCTGTGTCCCTCCGCTTCCGCCATATCGTGTACCTGTCAGCCag GGTGCCGCCATGGCGACCTGTTTATTGCCCTCGGTAACACGGTGGCGGTGGATCAGTGTGGAAGCAAGTGCTCTTGTTTGTCTTTGTACGGAACA GTCAGCTGTGAGAAGAAAGTTTGCTAG
- the LOC109620350 gene encoding uncharacterized protein isoform X2, which produces MKLQITILVLCLFSLTYAYSYKRRKNCVKRPMPFPPTVHYYRPQFPLPQPMPFPRWPQWNIPAPSPMDLTFFENIEQPIVDPGQNLPLFPQPQPPIETKPIIPDNSGPVIINPVDPVIDDSGPLRGDLAPGRDIGPPPKIGKPCNSMSNNCAMGEVCMYVDQSVGNNFLCPSASAISCTCQPGQL; this is translated from the exons ATGAAGTTGCAAATTACTATTTTGGTTCTGTGTCTATTCTCATTAACTTACGCTTATTCTTACAAAAGGAGGAAAAACTGCGTGAAACGACCTATGCCTTTCCCTCCTACTGTCCACTATTATAGACCGCAGTTTCCTCTCCCCCAGCCGATGCCTTTTCCTCGATGGCCGCAGTGGAATATACCTGCTCCTTCCCCCATGGACCTGACGTTTTTTGAAAACATAGAACAGCCTATTGTTGACCCTGGTCAGAACTTGCCGCTGTTCCCTCAGCCTCAGCCGCCGATAGAGACTAAACCGATCATTCCGGATAATTCCGGACCAGTAATAATTAATCCGGTGGATCCGGTAATTGACGATTCCGGACCGCTCCGCGGGGATCTGGCACCGGGACGAGATATTGGACCACCACCAAAGATCGGCAAACCTTGCAACTCCAT GAGTAACAACTGTGCGATGGGTGAGGTGTGTATGTACGTGGATCAGTCGGTTGGAAACAACTTCCTGTGTCCCTCCGCTTCCGCCATATCGTGTACCTGTCAGCCag GTCAGCTGTGA
- the LOC105341211 gene encoding uncharacterized protein: MQLVIVFFAFLQITSALVIKVRPARVRGQVRMRRPPLGPFPMRFVPLAGAGFRRPRPTIRPRTHIHVPFNGRQFEHTHANGDVAHGHNFGFPAGIYPEHGVGWDIPEFFRDSNTWAIFDKVNPDSVFVQDDEVPVYQPDNIPYNIPDVMTSNDGAMFPDSIVPSDVEVPMITSEFLPTSNKRGEPAITRPLTPIVKGNTNDSIVPKTNGTDNSTNVNKGWNNPGSPPSTDKTVIIVEKTTREPSCHKTGCLTGHECVFSNSYICPIYIPEVDCKCRAGCRVDYTFIPYGTTVTMDTCGNTCSCFNMYGAASCSKKSCTENIQKLPSTSQTPEGVTMPTKQTPLPTQMSLDITTTGHLKINQPKNSIQMNFPVIPISSTAPAAAN; the protein is encoded by the exons ATGCAGTTAGTCATTGTATTTTTCGCATTTCTACAAATTACAAGCGCTTTGGTGATCAAGGTCCGACCCGCTCGGGTCAGAGGTCAAGTCAGGATGCGAAGGCCGCCACTTGGTCCATTTCCCATGAGGTTCGTTCCGTTAGCCGGCGCGGGTTTCAGAAGACCGCGTCCCACGATCAGACCGAGGACCCACATCCATGTCCCCTTCAATGGCCGACAGTTCGAACACACCCATGCCAATGGTGACGTCGCTCACGGACACAACTTTGGGTTTCCCGCAGGAATCTACCCGGAACACGGAGTTGGGTGGGATATTCCCGAATTTTTCAGGGATTCAAACACGTGGGCCATATTTGACAAGGTCAATCCGGACTCTGTTTTTGTCCAAGATGACGAAGTTCCTGTCTACCAACCCGACAACATCCCCTACAACAtccctgacgtcatgacgtcaaaCGACGGTGCCATGTTTCCGGATAGCATCGTTCCGTCAGATGTCGAGGTCCCAATGATAACATCGGAGTTTCTCCCTACGTCAAACAAACGTGGGGAACCCGCCATTACAAGACCTCTTACACCAATTGTAAAAGGAAACACTAATGACTCGATAGTACCCAAAACAAACGGGACAGACAACTCGACGAACGTGAATAAGGGCTGGAATAACCCAGGATCTCCCCCCTCCACAGACAAAACAGTAATTATTGTAGAGAAAACGACACGAGAGCCATCATGTCATAAAAC AGGATGTCTCACTGGCCACGAATGTGTCTTTTCAAACTCTTACATCTGTCCCATTTATATACCGGAAGTGGACTGTAAATGCAGAGCAGGTTGTAGAGTGGATTACACCTTTATACCATACGGAACAACAGTTACCATGGATACCTGTGGAAACACCTGTTCTTGTTTCAACATGTATGGAGCT GCGTCTTGTTCTAAGAAATCTTGCACCGAAAACATCCAGAAGCTACCATCTACAAGTCAAACACCGGAAGGAGTTACCATGCCTACCAAACAGACGCCATTACCGACCCAGATGTCATTGGACATTACAACAACAGGCCATCTCAAGATCAACCAACCAAAGAACAGCATTCAAATGAACTTTCCCGTCATCCCTATATCCTCAACAGCTCCAGCGGCAGCCAATTAG